TAAAACTAAGTTTGGTATGACGCATTCAAATTTCTGTGGAGATAGTTAGAATTATAACATGTTTTACATTTAAATACATATGCACAATATGGTTTTCCCTGGTGTAGTCGGATCATATACCGGAACTGAGGTTTGGCAGTTTGCATCAGCTTCATCCATTTCTTTTTACCAATCAGCACAAGTGATGCATATTACATAGATAGCTGATTGTGCCCAATACATTGAGTCTGAAATCTCACATTTGACAACAGTTTCTATTGTTTGGATAAtcatcctcgtaaacaaaaaCCTTGTCAAAGTACGGATATGGTCCATATGGATATTGGATGCAAGGCATTTTTTCATCTGGTTTTTTCTCTTCTGGTTTCTTTTCTTCTCGCTTCTTTTCTTCGGGTTTCACCTCTTCAATTTTGATTATATTTGCATGCCCGACTTTCTTCCTCAAACAACTTGTCAAGCCAGAAGAGTCAACATTGTGCCCAATCACTACCACTTTGTCCTTCTCTGGACCTTCCAATCCCACAAAATCAACTATacctgcattatattgtttaatcCAACCATTAAAAAATGCTAGCTGATTCATGACAAGGATGGTATTACGACTCTTCTGTATAAAATTACACTACAACATGACCTCTTAAATTTTCTAAGGCCGCCAGAATTTGACGCTGGCACGGTGGTTAGTGGGTGACGGAGGTGAATATGATCATTGAAGATTAATCAACGAAGGTGAAGGTCAAGTGCACAAATTTGTTGAGAAGATCCGTATGCCATTGACATAAGTAGTTGGTAAGCGGTTCACCTAGATTAATCAGTGTAATTTTTAGCTAATAAGCCTATAATAGCAGTTTACATGGGTGGACATGTTAATTGCTTCCCAATCAACAGATGGATTGCTGCAAGATTTGTGGCATATGAATTGTGTACATACCGTCAGCCACTGCAGCAATTTTAAGAGCTTTGGACCGGCACTTTGAGCAGTGCATCTGTACCTCGATAACAATCTTTTGCTGCAAAATCATTACATATGTAAAAAGAGTTCATTATCAGACAATTGAGCTACGGATATTAGTTGGACAGGATCAAGACGAATTCACTATAAGAGAATTGAAATAGCAAATTGAGAGACGTACCTTCATGTTTCAGCTCAGTTTGCTGTTTATACTGGTTCAGTAAAAGAAAAAGTTGTGCATGTCTCTTGATGATGATCAATGTTAATGGGAGGATTATGCTTTATATAGAAAATTCAATATGAGATGTCGACTGATTTTTTTAGGAAGAATTTGGATCGAAGCCTTGTCTGCACCTACTAACAACTTCCCCGCAGTTATGTCAGTATGTCACAATATAATCATCTATTTGATGGTTTTTGGTCCTACACCTATACCTTGGCCATGTAACAATAATACATAAGAAGCCAAAGTTTAAGGTCTCTCTCTCGACGTCATTGCCGGGAAGGTTACTTAACTATGGCACATAATGCAAAGAAAATGGGACATTCAATAAACATGAATACATAATATTAACGAGACttcattttcaaaagaaaaataaaataaatgagggCTGTGTGAATAGTGATGTGTATGCATCTAGGGGCAGGACATACACAAGTGTATACATGCACGTCAACATCCCCTTCAATATTAATAATTCAAGTGCACTTCGATTTCTATTCACTTCATTTTAAATTATGAGGCGTCAAAAGTAGAATCATGGACAGATTAAGATCCATGTAACATTATTAGACCGTCACTTAAGGTTTTACTAATGACTCTACATGATCTTGCTTTCAGAGACCAGTAGCTTTCCGAGTTTCTTTGGAGACGGAATGGAGATTTGGATATTAGCTGTTTGTCATCCGGCATCTTATTTGATGTTAACTTAATTTAGTCAAAGTCTTTGCTTTGCGTACCCATTCGTCTCTTCTTTAATTTGGAGCTTGGAAAAATCTTAAATGCCATGTTGTTAACAGTCTAATCCAAGCCTGCCATATTATGTCTTTGGATCTTGGAAATCTTAACAATCATATCAATTCGTCATTCAAAACTAAGGATGCACAATGGCAGGTACGGTTTGGTTTTCTTATGAAACCGGTCCCTAtacctggtgttgaccggtacctcattttgagaACCTGTACCGGTACCTGTATCTGTACCGGTACCTGGACTTGTACCTGTATCTGTAAGACCGGTCCAGTTCCGGCACCATATTGTAAGATTGATGCTTCGATCTTACACATACACCCACCCATAAGTTGGCCCCAACATCTATAACCAGACAAAAGGTGGTTTAAACTCTATTTCGACATCTCTCTTGAAATCGTCGTGGAGATGAAGGGGTTACTTGTTGATCACCAGGATCAGGATATCATGACATCAGGTTGATGTAGTTTTAGTAGTTAGTCTTCTGGCTAGTCCAATAGTCAACATCAGCAAGCAATCTTATATGTTTGGAGATATATGCATTTCCCATATTACTTGCTTCGCCATTAATTTATACGACTTCCGTTTGATATTTACAAAATCTTTCTCTTCCTACTTCGTTTCCCACTTCTCTTGCAGTAGTTTTCTTGGATGGATTAATTAAAAAAACCTAATCCTAAATTATTTTGCAAATTAGTATACGTTTTCTGGGTCTCATGACCATCCAATCAGGTCCTTTGATTTTGGTTACGCACGAACCAAAGTAAAAAAAATGTTTGACGTTGGAAATGTATAAACAACAACAAAGGTGAATGAAAACCAGATCTTACATGTCATAGATTGGAGTAAGGTGTACTATCTTACGTGTACTATCCTTTGACCAACACACATACCGTTGAAAGCTCAACCTCAAACTGCCTGACTGATCGGTAATGTGTATTATAAGAGGGAAGATAAATGGAGGCTGACAAAGAATTAATAAGTGGAAAAATTTTATAATTAGGGAATTTAGCGTTTAATTACAAGAAAATTTCttattataagaaaataaaattaattttacTGCATAGAAGGCAAGCGAACAACAAGCTGTGCCGCAAgtcctttttgaattgcaaaacaTATCCTGTTAAAAATAAATTCTTTCGAGCCAGGAGTCATCACATTACTGTGCATGATTTTTTGAACTCTCTTGAGTAGTCCAACTATCTCTGGAGCCAAAAAACcgaaagtatcaaaagcaaaaggaataaattgttgattttgaataGTTCACCAGCTGCCCTGAAATCTTATAGTACTCCTGAAGAATAGTAGAGATAGATTGGATTGTGCTGGTATCTGTGTTGCCAAAGAACATGATATCATCTGCGAACATAATATGTGAGACACTAGGAGCCCATCTATTAACATAAACGAAGGCGTTGATGtttttttcaaatagtgattgtagttgtagtggtaaacagagtcttttcagacttgtgaagaaaacaatttttctagatttaaattaaacatgcaaataaataaaatagttcaaacctttagagaaaataccaagactaggattccaccattgaccaattaaatagtaaattctaaataatattcatgcaattctatctttaaaaataattctaatatttgcctcaaatatatttttgaagtaataattgtaatcacaaagtataacacatcaaaagtttttaaaacccagcatgcttcatcaaaataattcacaactattcaataaaaactaatatttcaaattcaattccatgcaaataatcaaataataatattgcaaataaataataaaattagaattataccaatcaatatggaccaatggcttcctccatcgtctcggctaatgggtttagctcctcatcccaaagacacactcacaagatgaattcatggctaaaataggtgtttttattgatgaatataagatgaaacagaaatttgcaacgctgtagtggtgttacagcgccactgttacaaaggggtaagtgcttttaagactgctgtaaacgataagccattactgctgtaaaagaacgacactggtattgttatttaagactgcaAAAGAACGACTGCctatgcgagtctgttcttcgtgttcttcaggatcttcaatggcagcagcagcagcagcaatatctcctgtaacttctttGTTTCGGCTCTGAAATCTCTtctatttctctctaaacttttctaaccctttttatgacttgaaaccactcttatatatcccacagaccccaaatatctcgtataaattccgactttttcttttctttttcttctctgcgctgttgagagaataatcccttctgttgagctttttcacgtgctgttagctataaaatagctaccaaaatcttacctagacttgaataagaccgtgtacatgttaatccatcgtcaaagtcctccataaatctctcaaaaatctttgaaagtgcacaacaggacacgtctctctgttttaactttgattgcttctcccggatattctagcccaattaagcccatgaaatcatccatactagaattttatatccatatcacgtccagcccaatcaatttccggtgtttaataaaacagctccaacaatcggatcaaaattcaacagcgatatgcatggcctttcccgccaaaaacaagtatttgaaatttgaagaagacctccccctatccagttctggtgtccctttagcagctgcctggaaatgggtcacccttagtaattaggttaccccttatccaaagtgagagtccgtatagtaattttctcccacgagcgcaaaaaccactttcttagccaatttcgccgcaaaagcttatttctccggaaatacctacagggacataaaaagccataataagtacaaaaatgggtactaacacaatataaatggggtatattagacacataaatgcgtctatcaaatacccccaaacttattatttgctagtcccgagcaaatcaaatagaaaataaaatcctaactcattgtcgcaggcatcgtcgattgcatttagcgtatgcaataagcctttaaacccctaggtggccctagtggccgagttatagtctcgggagggcttaccagagatatacctacaaaaccttaatactccagaccttagctatctacgcagaaccttggaaggcactaaagaatctccttggttggcatacttattgactacaggaagaagtaccctgatgcgaaattccaattgctgtacacgagtttgcactcaagcatactaaaattcatataaagtgacagagctctactcagatagttgcactatggacatcatattcggagtcaaaactaatcacatggatagatcaagaagatggatatagaaaacatagatggttttgatgtttactaagtgaacgacgtttcccatatctatctgaaggcctccgccaaaatgaacctatcctaatggattgagatactagtctgactaacatcaacacactggcatatacaagggtaccagtggtcgataacctaactctaggtcaacacaactggcatatacaagggtaccagtggtcgactttattgaatttattccttttggtcaaatggttgttttttttttttttttttttttttttttttcatggtatctcaatcactctaattcaccctagcattggtaacaacttgaatcgtgggccccacctatcacttagagaaacatagtttaaaaacaaaataaaataaaaatagaagtgaaaaggactcaacgagatatggtgaaactatcatgttatttctaacacctgagctctgtgcttttatgaatagactctttagatgtttccatctaatcagattggttcctcaaactcctacaatcaaaatgcttccatccacttagattagttagtgcaatcctcaataggcataaatttctaggctctggagtttatttattgcaaaaaggtgacaaaaagtgtttcttccccacccccaaacttaaatcttacattgtcctcaatgttctaaagatgaaattaaaagcatgaacaaggagaaactattaccactggagggaaaagaaa
This genomic stretch from Papaver somniferum cultivar HN1 chromosome 5, ASM357369v1, whole genome shotgun sequence harbors:
- the LOC113284574 gene encoding heavy metal-associated isoprenylated plant protein 16-like — encoded protein: MKQKIVIEVQMHCSKCRSKALKIAAVADGIVDFVGLEGPEKDKVVVIGHNVDSSGLTSCLRKKVGHANIIKIEEVKPEEKKREEKKPEEKKPDEKMPCIQYPYGPYPYFDKVFVYEDDYPNNRNCCQM